DNA from Cygnus atratus isolate AKBS03 ecotype Queensland, Australia chromosome 7, CAtr_DNAZoo_HiC_assembly, whole genome shotgun sequence:
TAGGAATGGGTGTCACACATCACCTAAATCattgtcttgctttttttctttcattcttctgaagCCATGATGAAGACGAAATTCGGCCCGTGCAGCAGCAGGATCTCCAGAGGGCGATCGAGAAGATGAGAAAATCAAAGGATGCCACACTTCAGAATGTTTTGATGCATGTTAGTTTAGATTAAGACTACAGAGTGCGTTTGCAGTTTCTGATGTGATTTAGTTTATATTCTGTAATCAACAAAAACAATGTAAGGGGGTGGGAGTGGGGTTGTTCCCTGAAAAAGGGAGTTCTCTTTCTGGAATTGTTTTTATACAACAAATTCTAAGTTATTGCAATGTTGTCATGCACaactaaaaatgtaataatagaTCATGAAGTGGAACAATTATAGCTCAGACCAAGAGCAGCTGCCTGTGTCTTGTCCCATAATCGATACACTGTGTAGCCTTAAAGCAGGTTCTGATGTGGTGCATGGGTTCACTGGGTCACCTGTGTGGAGGGAAGATGATTTGTTACCAGTTGGTGTGTATATACGTATGAGCGTGTGTGTATGTATTAAATGTATATATCCACACATTTTTTTATATGTAGACATAACCTGTAGATAACGAGTATGGAAAATCTTTTCTACTTCCTGAGTCGAACCAAATCAGAAGATGTATAGATTAAAGATTCATCGATACTCAATTCACATTTACTTCTTCCTTTTAGCAGCAAATAATGAAGGTAGAAATTTTGCTTCTAGGCAAAATTTGaaatgttactatttttttctcacattacCACTTGAAATCTGGTGCCATTTACTGAAGATAGTAAACTACTGTACAAATGTTTGaatacttttaattttgtatgaaTCCTGCTTTTTGAGgcattttaatgctgtttttatttttccctctgatgTGAGTAGAGTAGAATCTTCTTAACTTATCTCTCATTAAGCCCCACATATTATAAACTTTATGAAATTGTGCTTTCTGATTTGTTATGCGTTGTAATGAGGGTTTGctgctatttaattttctctggaAGACCCACTGCTGCACGGTGGCATTGTACCGTGAAGATTTGTACATGTACTTTGACTAGGGTGAGGGGagatgttttctgatgttttgcTCTGTCACATATGTGCCCTGATGTGCAAAACTGAAGGCAATGAAGAATGGATTTCAGGTTTATAAATGTGATTTAGAAATGTTCTGCTGTACTTGCTGGTAACAGTTTAGTAAATTCATGTAACATTATGTAGTGGTAAAGGCAAAGCGTTAAAATATAAGTGACAAAGTGTTTTGGTAAAGTTATTGTCAgtagattttaaataatttaattttctccttataATGTTGTGCCCAAATTTAATGCAAATATGTAATCATAATTGTTCAACCCAGGGGGAAGGTACACTGTCACAGCTCTGCTAGCTACAGAGGAAAGGTAAGCATTGAAAGCAAGATGGTGATGTAAAACGAAACAGtctgcaaagtaaaataaagacttGGAGCTAGCTGGCATACGGTATCAGGTGCTGATGGCAGTTTCCATTAAGCTTATAGCTGCAGCAGCCCTACCCAACTGGAGTGCCTTTGCTTCACGTACTGGTTGTGTAATGCTCCAGATGCAGTAGGTTTGGTTTGACCTCATTTAatctccttgtcttttttttttttaataatttactttgttttttgaTGTGTCAGGGGAAATATGGGAAATGCATAGTGGTGTAAAACAAGACATGGGAAATTAAGCACAGCAGAACATAGTGGGATACGGATATCAAAAAGTGGGGTATGGAATGCTGATTCCCCCAAGTCGTTCTGGTTTCAGGGCTGGAATGAGTGCTATAAGCACCACTGCAGGTGCTAACCTGCACTTCTTCACCAGGGAAGGGGGGAGGTGGTTTATTCTGCAGAGAAACTGCTAAAAAGTAGCAAGAATGTGGAAGCTCCAAGAGGCTAGGAGCCACAATCAGCAAAGTGGGGAAGGGTGAAGGTGCAGCAGTACTTGGAGTCAGCTCCTTCCAGGACACATTTCCCCATTGCACTGGCTGCGACTGAGAAGAAattgctgctgctccccttgcCTCTGTATTAAATGATGCGCCTTAAGGCTACCTCTTCAGTGCTAGCTGGGGAACACTAAAGCTAGTTCAAGGACTAGCTTTCAACCAAACACCCAAGTAGTGCAACTTAATGGAATCTGCTTTCTCAGCAGGTTTAAATTAGGCACTCACCAGATGCAGTGAGTGCCGTTCAGCAGTGGCTGGTTTTTCTGTGCCCATCGTGAGTTGCAGGTTGTTGCAGGCGGGTGAGATAACGCAGCTCCTAAGCtgcctctccatcctttttcaGGGTGCTTGCTGCTTGGTACAGTACatcttagtattttttttttggtcagattAATTGTAAAATGCAAGGTTAAATGTCAATTTAGTGTgcatgggaagaagaaaaaaaaccacaactgcaAGTGGCAGGGGCATCTGGTacccagctcagctctgctttcctttctgtgtttctacAAGAATCTGCCTGTTTGCATGCCAGCTGCAGCTTGCCTTTACCTTGTGCCTATAATACATTGCTGCCTGCTTATGAGGCAGGGTGCAAGAGACACACAGGGCAATTTGCAGTGGTCCATGAGGACAGTTGCAAAGCCAAGACCTTCCCAGCAGCTtgctggaaaaggctgaggaagctgcaggaCTTAACCTGCAAGAGTTTGGCCACCACCTCCTTCAGCTTCGCATCTCGAACTGCCCCTGCTGAGCTCTTGGGGAGCgcttggtggggggggggagcaccACACTGAGTTGGAACATGGTTTGGTGTGAAAATCTCCCTTCCTGGGGAGCAACGGCTGGATCCTGTGGctggaagcagcacagccagTCCCAGCaggcaaataatttatttagacCTGCTCAGTCACTGGTAGGCAGCAAGTGCAGCCCAGACAGTGTCCGCTGACTGTAAAGAGGCTGATCTTGACAGTCTGACGCTACTTAGAGCGTAAAGAGAAACCTTTGGAGCAGTCTTAAATATTTGGTAAATAAATGCATTGCTTGCACTTGGGTTTTGTTGCTCTTGTTCTGTAACCTTTACAGAAGTATGTGTTTCAAGGCtgtaaatacagctttttttaaaaaaaaagaaagtgcctGGTTTGCACATGGGAAACATCTTGGAGCTGTGGgatgcagcagccagctggtgctgtggggctgcagtaCAGTGCTGCTCCATGATGGTTCCAGGTGTGGGTATAGAAGTAGATAGTACATGCCTTATGTGTGTTAAATTTGCCTTGTTCAACACACTTTAAGCTagacaggaattaaaaaaaaaaaaaaaaacagctaaggtttctgaaagaaaataagcatgtgGTCAGCGTCCTGGCTGCTGGTGATGGCTCAGTGAGGCTCTGAGCATGCAAGGGTAGCATGTATGGAGCCCCCACACTGCTACGGACCTGTAACCAGCCACAGGTGAACCACATGGTTGTggtttcccctcccccccaaaaaaaattacaaggcAAGCATTAGTtacatgtataaatatttatttgtactAAAAGTGAGTGTTTCATAGTAGAGTATGAAGTTCAGAATATATTAAATCATGAGATGCATCAGTTGAGGTACAAATTCCAGTCTCATGTCTTTAATAAATACACTATAAAAAAAACTAATCTGCATACTCTATTTTAATCAGAGGTAATCAGTATACtaagctattttaaaagaataatacaacatttttgtttgctgtaaCCGTTTggatttactgcttttttttttttaactgatcgATTATTTTAGAATGTTTTAGAATGAGGCAACAGCACTATTTCACTActtaaaaatggcaaatattGCAATTATACATTGGAGTATTGCTTTTGTCTTCCAGGTCCCTGCCAGAGGGCCTGAGTAGGAAAGGCACTGGTGCTAACATGGTTGGTGCAGCATTTTTCTGAGGTATAATACGGCTTTGTGTTCTTCCCtttgaatactttaaaaaaataaaaaaaaacacatgacaagtgaaaaataaaacacctctTACAAAAACATTCCCAATTGCATATGTAGTCTTGGACACTGCACCATGGCCACAGCAAAACACGTTTGAGCTTGAGGTGCCACTTGCTATACTAAGTTACAAGCAGAAGCAGGATTGTTTTTACTGAGCGTAGATccatttctaattaaaacaagCACAAGGAGAGGAGaacattatttccatttcatttgaaacaCATGCTGACTGGTCCTGGGACATCTACTGAAAAAGGACAAGTACAAAAGTCATGAAATCTGGTGGCTGTGATAACTAACAAGTGCAGCGGCCCCTGGCTCGCCCCTCCACACCATTCCCCTGTGCTCCAGAGCTTTCTCAGAGATCTGGGCTCCACAATGTCCCCCTAGGATAGCTTCGCCTGGCTGCCAGCCCACCAGGCCCTGAGCCCAGGCAGCACCCTCTGCAGCCACGCTGGGGCTGGGCATGCTGCAGACTCACAGGACAGtgagctcagagcagcaggaaagatcagtccaggtttttttttttctgactggaTGGGtcaagcaggaggaagaaaggaagaacaacaaGCGACTTGTTGTCTAGGCTATTTAAAAAgatccagttaaaaaaaaggcatttaaaaagtCCTTCTGTTAGAAAATATTGTCTAAGGCTCAATCTTGAGAGCAGCAACTGGATCCAAGCACCAAGTGCCAGCAGCAACCACTTCTcgtcccagcagctgctcctgcactgGGCGAGGGgtaaaggaaaaacacttcaTCATTCCTGCTTCGTGCAGGGGCACATTTTTATCCCGGTGCCAAggtcctggctctgcagcagggaccGGAGcgcagtgccagcagcaccgAGAGACCCAGCTGGCGTCGCACTGGGCTTCTCGGAGCTGCGCTGTGCTGGGAGCGAAGGGCCAGCTGCCCGCCCCTTCCAGCTCCATCAGGGTGCTCCTGGCAGCTTCAAGGGGAGAAGGCCCCAGCTCAAAGTATTTCTGATTAGTAAAAAACTCTCTGACCCAGGCAGGAAAGTCCTACGAGTCAGAATATTGAAAATATCAAAGTAGCTGATCTGTATCATAGGGAATCAATCAATCATTGCTCACTCTTaatacaagtatttttaaaagtagtgttaattctttttttccagtgactggTAGTACTCGGTTAGGACTTTCCAAGCTTTGGGGGCCATGAAACCATCTGGTGGGTTTTCACCTTCACGAGCAAGCTTTCTCATGCGTGTTCCTGAGATGAAGTCAAAATCGTCGTGCCTACAGCAAAAGAGACAGAGGTGAGATCGGCACAACAGCTGAGTTGTCCCAGCGCAAATCTTCTGCTATGCCAAGGGTGCAGTCGGAAAGCTCCCGGCACCATTTCCTCGCCAACTGCAGGCACCAGCAACTTCCCACACTGAGTTTACAATTGGCAGCAATGGTGTCCTCTAAGGGAGCTCTTTCCAGAGGAGCTGGAGTCATAGGTAAAatgcttccccagcagctgtgtaggctaaagaaaatgagacacTGGTGCCTGCATTACCTTTTGGGGTCATAAAAATCCATAGCCTTCTTCACTTTGTTGTAAGCAGCCACTCGGAAGGGGATGATTTCCACTGAGGTCAGGCCCGGTGCCATGCTGAGGACCTTCCCTCCTTGTGTAGGCTCGTAGAGGTCCTTCTTGGTCTCAGGGTGAGGCATGCCTGCAGGATCGCGCCCTACAATGTAGAAGTTGGCCCCAGCAATCATGCGAGCCCGGCAGTGCCACTGCACCTGTGAAGGAGAGACACGAGAAGCTCTGAGCACTGAGCAGCGACTGCCCTGAACGGCAGAAAAGATCCTGGTGAGCTGGATCCCGTATGtggcagagaaggaaggatggaCATGTATCAGTAGCCTCGCTGCAGTTAATCACTGGCCATCAGACTCATCTTCCCCTGCTTGGACCTGGTACATCACAGCTCTTCTAAGGAGAGgtgtttcagcagaaaaaacagGGATGACAACTGATCTTGTTCCAGTGAATGAAGGAAGTGCTTTGCTGTTTGAATGTGCAAAGCCAGCATACATCAGCCCTTTAGACCCACGTGGGCAGAGGCTGTCCATATATCCCACTGGTTCCACGAAAAGGCCTGCCTACAAGGTTTCTGCTTGCACCACTGCCTCTGCTCAGCTCGACTCCCtgcatttctttgctgcttgctttgtGGCGGGACAAAAGCGAGGACAGACCCTCCAAGGCACCGAACGCACGGCCACCCGCAACACCCACAGAGCCACTGCTGAAGGGTTCTGACTCCACCTTAGCCCAGGAGCGGCTGATGCTGAATGGAGGCAATGCTTTGGTTCGGGTTTTGGTTGTTAGTGAAACCAACAGGCAACGGGTgtttgtgctgcctgcagggaggtTTGGTGTTTACTGCTTTCCTTCCACGGATATAgggacagaagagaaacaacTGGGAAAAAACAAGTGAGCATTgctgcctggcacagctccgctcccagctctcagcacaaCTTGCAGAAGCGCAGCAGCCTGCTGAGCCAAACACTGCTGCGAGAtggcagctgcagcaagcagagTGAAGCAGGGAGGGAActgacagcaaagcagcagtgactGACCTCTGCCCTGCGGCTTTCTGGAGCTGCACTGGGAAGCCAGCAGCAAGCTTGCCCACAGGCTAAACTTACACCATGGTGAGCGTGCAGCGACTATACCTCTGTGGGGCCAGCATAGAGCATGGGAGAGGGGAAGATGGCAACGATGGTTGATTTTGGGTCCAGAACATGCTCCTCGAGCACCGCTGCATGCTGCTTCATTCGCCATTCCAGCGGGACATCATCGTCTTTGGTCCATCCACCCAGGGGATGCAGGAGAAGCACAGGGTTTTTGTAGCCTCTCTGCAAGAGCTGGCTCCGCGTATCCTGCATGAGCAGGGCATGCCCATTGTGCACGGGGTTGCGCAGCTGAAACGCAAAGACAGCATCTGAAATGGAAAGATTCAGAGGGTCACAGGCCTGCGCTGAGCTTCAGGCTCTGCACTGCTTCATTTATCCACTCTGTACATTTTGGCACAGCCAGAAGATACACAAGGGTCTGCTGTCCTATCTTCACATCAAAGAGACCTTAAATACCTTAGATAAGTATTTAACACAGGTACAGTGACCCTGccaagtttattttcattgcacATCCTTCCTTTGGGGCCGATTTCAGTCTGATCACCTCTCCTGTCCTGTTTTGAGATGCCACTGGGCACAAATGTAAACCTCTGCTGAGTTCCCTGGCTTCTAAAGCTATTTGTCACCTCCCCAAGCTCTATGGCACCTTCATGAAGGCCAGCACTATCTCCCTCTTTGATCACCGAAAGGAAATGAGTGTGCAAGGACTGGCATCTCCACTGCTGCTggtcccctctgctgctgggatgcTGTAGCACTGCACAGCATGGCAGATGAGGGTTGAAAGGGTTAACTTCACACTCACTGTGCAAAACTTAATTAGCCCTAATGTGTTGATCTTGCAGGAACACTACAAAGGCCCTGTCTCTGGTGGCAGAGGTGAGAACTGAGCCAGGCAGAGATGCCAGGTGTAACAGGAGATTTATGGGGTCTAATTACACAGGCTGATTTACAGACTGAGCTCTTCAGATTGGGCTGCTCCCTTTGAAACCTTGTTTTGCAGAAGTGCCCCTTAGCCCATACTAGGGCTGTTTCCACAGACACCTCTGGTGCTCAGAAACAGGAGTTCGTGAGAACACAATTGACTTCTGGGGTAAACTACTTACAGGTGTAAACAACCTCTCAGCCTGCTCCCTAAGGACTTGCCAAACAGACTGAAGGCAAATCCTGCTTAGAAACCCTTTTCTGGAAATACTGAGACAATACAGCATCGGGTGGCCATCAGATGCCCCACAGACTGCCAAGACAGCCCCTGGGGCAGAGCACCACCTGCAAGTAACCAGAACTCGCCTTTGTGCCTGAAGGCCAAGCACTCAGGACAGGACTTTACATGCTCTGGGTGTGAGAGGAGAGGACCTGGCCTGCCAGGGAGGACAGAGGAGTCATGAGCAGCACGCTCAGCACTCTCCACTCCTGTGTCTGCAAAAGCCCGCTAGGGAAGCTGCCTGACACAAGCACTGTTCCTACCCCAGGAGACCCCACGCCGTTTTTGTGCTGTGGCCTGCTTTGCACTTCCTGCTCTCCCCACTGCTCCATCCCAGTCTCAGAAGCATATGAAAGCAATCTGGCAGGTGCTGAAAGGCCAGGAGTGAGCAATCACAGACCACAAACGTCTCCTAGTGTCAGGAAAGATGGGAGGAGGGCACACACTTGAGAGGCTCATGAATTAGTGAGCCAGCTGGAAAGCTTCAGAAGTAGGGCAAGCTCCCTGGTCCACCTGACAAGTCTGTAGCATACCACAGGGATCTAATGATACAGCATGAATTAGCCAATTACCCATTAACCAATTAACCCATTAGCATTTACCCATTAACCAATTAACCTCATGCAAAATAATGGCACTAATGGTAAGATTTCTTGGTAAGAAGAGCAGAGTCATTGGTGCCCAAGGCACTCAACTCACCAGCATTCATTTCTCTGAACTTCTGCTTGAGATCGAGTGGTGTCAGACGGTACTGGTCCAGTCCATCATTCCATTTGATTTTCTCCAGCACAAGGAGCTCTCCACCAACCAGCCAGTCTCCACTCTCCATCACCATCTGTGAATTACACACAGGTTAcatcaggacagaaaaaaaaaaaaatctctcatttcCCAGCCTCCTTTGAAAAGCACTAGGTATGATTCTGCTTGTGGAgtgatctttctttcttttcaacctGCAAGGCTGAAAACATTACCAAAGTGGCAATGTGATCTGAATATCATGAGCAGTGCAGTGACATAAAGCAAGACATCAGCCGCAGAGACCATACTGCTGCACCCAGCTAGGTGCCAGACTTCTCTCTGCAGCCTGGAGGTCAAGAAGTTAGGGCAGTAGACCTTCCTCCATCTGAGCTTTTGCTCTTGCAAAGCCTTTCCACAGAGCAAACAGTGCTCTGGTGGTGGTAACACCACTGTGTTGCCCACCTTTTGTTCCCTCCTATCCTGGAAATGTTATCCTCCTGGGGCGCTGCCTGGTGAGTATGCAGCTCCACAATTTGTTGAATCCTCCTCTAGCTGTAATAATGAGGCTTCCAACCCCATTCAGAACAACCTAGGGCCGTTATCCTGCATTAACCAGCTCAGGATCTCACCACAGGTCTTTATAAGAAATCCCTAAATTGGCATTACTGTACTGTCACAGCTGTTTTCTTCGCCGTCAATGGTATCGTTAAACTTTCGTAACTCAGATTGCTCTGTCAAGAGAGCAACTGCTGCTAAATAATTGAGGGAGGTATTTTAAGGTAAGGGAAAAGAATTAGTATGGCTTTGGCCTTTTAGTTCAAACTGCTTGGCATAGCTTGCAGCTCTCCCTTACTAAGGGGATGATATTCTTTGTATGGCCagcaaaaagaagggaaaagataaGGTGTAAAAATACAACCCCTTTGTTGGCTGCCTGCATGAATGCCACATTGAGGAGTAAAGCGTAGCTAAAAAGGAGCACGAGCCAGGGATTTGCAGCATGTGTTTGGCAGAATCACTGACATCATCATGCCCCCAAGAGCAGGAAAACCTTGGGATCTAAGTTGTTGGGCATGCTAAAAACATTTGGATGTTGGTACACTCGTGAAAATAAACGAATGAGAGGAGCAGTAcacttgttttccctttctacCATTTGTTATCTGACCGATGCTAAGCAGTAAGTGCAGTGTTAACAGTTGCTTGTAAGCCTAAAAATTCAGCCCTCCTGCACGCTTGAGAAGTGATGGTTCTCAATGAGGAGCTGGGCTTGGAGAGCTGACGGGACACCCAACAGCATGGAAACCTCAGAGGAGTTTGGTTCTCCAGCCCCCCATGGCACATTACTAATCTCGGCCAGGTTTCCGACAATAGGAAGGACAGGGACAAACCTACTTTGACGTATGGGTGCTTGGCGCAAGTGGTGCCCCAGATGCGGGCGCAGCGCTCCTCCTTCCTGTGCTCGAAGTACTCGGGGTTCTTCAGGATCGCCACCTTGTGCCCCTTGTAGCTGAGCGCCAGTGCTCCGCAGCCCTCCAGCCGCTGCTTGTCCTCCGTGGAAATGGGCAGCACGATGGGGATGGTCAGGTTGATAATGCCGTCTGGCAAGAGAAGGGTGGATGTTAGCATCCTCCAAAGACCTAGAGCACCAGCACTGCTTAAAGTGTCCCCACACTACTTCAGATGGGCTACAGGAGGGTGgtgggagaggctggagggggCACTGAGTAAACAGAGGTTTTCAGAGGCTGAAAACAGGAAGCCAGGTTTTCCATGATTTGTTCACCATCAGTCATGTGAATTTATTCACTatccaatttttgttttgtgctgctaATAAATACCAATGTTAGTGGACTAAAACAGCTCCTTATCTTAGTGCCAGCGATGTCTCAAAGACACCTGGAATAATTCTTTATCTTCTGGACTCTTTCTCTCCcaggaagatttttctttttcagttggcTTGTTTTAAAGcctctttgaaaaatgtaaacataaatGGTAAATACAGTCTGGCTATAACCCGTCTCCTCTTCCAGGACAAAATCTCCATTAAGACCACTCCAGCATGGTTTTGCCTAGTGGCATCTCTCACAACCGTGACAATTCACTGCACTGCCCTATTTGCACTTGAATCAACTCTTTTTTTGCTCAATTTTGCTCTTGAATCAACTCTTCCAACAGGGAAAACATCATCAcgttttgtctttttttttccttgttatctCTGTACTGTTACCCCTCTCAGTTTATCTTTGCAGTCCATTTTTGATCTATTCTTTGTATATACAGTGAATCTATGTTTGCATGTGTGGTTTCTAATTTCTGTGTTGTCTCTAAATGCCTTGAAGTCACGTTGAtcttatcccccccccccagtttctCACTTCCCCACTAAGGTCTTCCCACTCACATATGCCAGTATTAATACATGAGAAGCAGTCTCTCCCATGGGTTGCCATTcataaacaacagcaaataaatCACTGATTCACTTTGTTCTAATCTGACTGAAATCATTTTGGACCCTTGAGAGTCTTAATTCGAGGATTTTGACTATGATGTAGATTTTGTTTAgtctttattaaaattttccatttaattcaTGACTCGGTATCATCTGCCAGGCAGCAAGTTTCAAGCAACTTCATGAATAATCAGATACCTGTAACTAGTCACATGTGAATCAATCAATATCaacttcatatatttaaaaaatattaaccaGTGATTAGTCAATAAAGTCAATGTGGAGAAGTCAGCATGgcattttcaaatgcaagaCACTAATAAAAATCACTCCAGTGAAAATTACTAGGATTTTTGTGCAGACTGGTCAATAGGACATGGGGTATACATGCCATTTTGTAAACAGCGGAATCATAAATGGGATGTGGGTGTGTTTAgtgttaataatttaaatagcaaaaaaatcagagcaaaaaaTCTAATTGTAGTGATTTCCATATAACCTGAGGACAGTTAAATACATACCAGCTACAGAGTGATTCTTTCCTGGGAGAATACAAACACAGTTAAGATAATTAACACTCACAGGCACCAGTTATGGTTTCCAGAATCAAAGCAGCTCAGTTGAAACCTCCAGCAAACACCGTGTGtcggcaggcagggcagggtgctCCCTCGCAAACATGGCCTTTGccagccagcccagcagtgctcaTCCAGCCGCACACACTGCACGCACCCGAAGGGATGCGCAGCATCGGTGCTTTCTCTCCATCTATTTTTAACACTGCTCTTGTTCTAACTATCAGTATGCCAATGTGGGATGTACTCCTCAGCGTGTGAAAAATGCCTGTTTATCAACCACAAGAGTGGAGGACAGACTCATGCTGATGCTGGGCCACTGAACCAGATCACAGATGTCCCACGCACAGCttgctcctgctgggctgcctAAAACATCACCCACACCCTCTGGGGAAGAAGAACTGGGCCACAGGCTTTAGAAAGACCGGCATGGAAGCTCTTGGGCAAGGCACACACAATCCCACCACCCACAGCCTCTGAGCAACAGAGCTCTGCGGCAACACGGTCGTTTTGGGGCACCTCTGGGACCTCGTCAGGTGTGCAAGGGGCAGTTTGAAGACCACAGCTCCAGGTCTGACAATAACGAAATGTACTTTTGAATGCTGTTTGCACAGTGTTTAGGCTACTGCATGCCTGAAAGTTGAAGAACACTACAGACGTCCACATGCAGACCCTGCTCCAGCCCAACATGGGCAATCCTGAACTAAGCGCTGGCTTTGCACTTGAGGTACAGTGCCTGAACCCCAGTGCCAGCAGCAAATTACTGCCCTGCATGACCAAGGCAGGACCAGGGTCCTCTAGAAGGAGGACAAGACTCTCCACAGTGAGTCCTTCACCAAGATCCCAAACTCTGAGGCCAGAGAGCCGTATTGGATCTACAGAACCCAACACGTGCACCCATTCACTGCATGCACGGCAACGGCAACGGCATCTCCATCTGAGACATGGGACACACATAT
Protein-coding regions in this window:
- the PAPSS2 gene encoding bifunctional 3'-phosphoadenosine 5'-phosphosulfate synthase 2 encodes the protein MSSSQQTGSTNVVYQAHHVSRSKRGQVVGSRGGFRGCTVWLTGLSGAGKTTIGFALEEYLVSHGIPCYSLDGDNVRHGLNKNLGFSAGDREENIRRIAEVARLFADAGLVCITSFISPFSKDRQNARKIHEAAGLPFFEIFVDAPLNICESRDVKGLYKKARAGEIKGFTGIDSEYEKPESPELVLKTNVASVSECIQQVVELLQTQNIVPRASIKDVLELFVPENKLDSVRAEADMLPSIEITKLDLQWVQVLSEGWATPLKGFMREAEYLQVIHFGTLLNDGIINLTIPIVLPISTEDKQRLEGCGALALSYKGHKVAILKNPEYFEHRKEERCARIWGTTCAKHPYVKMVMESGDWLVGGELLVLEKIKWNDGLDQYRLTPLDLKQKFREMNADAVFAFQLRNPVHNGHALLMQDTRSQLLQRGYKNPVLLLHPLGGWTKDDDVPLEWRMKQHAAVLEEHVLDPKSTIVAIFPSPMLYAGPTEVQWHCRARMIAGANFYIVGRDPAGMPHPETKKDLYEPTQGGKVLSMAPGLTSVEIIPFRVAAYNKVKKAMDFYDPKRHDDFDFISGTRMRKLAREGENPPDGFMAPKAWKVLTEYYQSLEKKN